One genomic region from Streptomyces sp. NBC_00582 encodes:
- a CDS encoding DUF6182 family protein, producing MTLNEPTTTGTLTAAAEAAQRALRAAAAERLRRARPELAARHDLSTPTGLAAAGAAAAADDGHDTVVAVVVRELDLAVWARQTCAYALGLGAEEATAWRRAFTRTVFLAGNPEQLGARFPLVRLAPDRSAAWTAPGPRAATTALRRLLRLLQAPAQVPTGRDLPFEVPHPASYDVAGAVRPPVRPPVRRDLCLATADCTTADALIHLNHLLAEAVLDGLIAPGDRLTLRRTPRLTDHRADFAAVRAVPDEHRPDRLRLAAALTAPTV from the coding sequence GTGACCCTGAACGAGCCCACCACCACCGGCACCCTCACCGCCGCCGCCGAAGCGGCGCAGCGGGCCCTGCGGGCCGCCGCGGCGGAGCGCCTGCGCCGCGCACGGCCCGAACTGGCCGCACGCCACGACCTCTCGACCCCGACGGGACTGGCGGCGGCCGGCGCGGCGGCCGCCGCCGACGACGGCCACGACACCGTCGTGGCCGTGGTGGTGCGCGAGCTGGATCTGGCCGTCTGGGCCCGGCAGACCTGCGCCTACGCCCTGGGACTGGGCGCCGAGGAGGCCACCGCATGGCGGCGGGCCTTCACCCGGACCGTGTTCCTCGCGGGCAATCCCGAACAACTCGGCGCGCGCTTTCCCCTCGTCCGCCTCGCACCCGACCGGTCGGCCGCGTGGACCGCCCCGGGCCCGCGCGCGGCCACCACCGCGTTGCGCCGCCTCCTGAGACTTCTCCAGGCCCCGGCCCAGGTCCCCACCGGCCGGGACCTGCCCTTCGAGGTGCCCCACCCCGCCTCGTACGACGTTGCGGGGGCGGTCCGCCCACCCGTCCGCCCGCCCGTCCGCCGGGACCTCTGCCTGGCCACCGCCGACTGCACGACGGCAGACGCCCTGATCCACCTGAACCACCTCCTCGCCGAGGCCGTCCTGGACGGTCTGATCGCACCGGGAGACCGGCTGACCCTCCGCAGAACCCCACGCCTCACGGACCACCGGGCCGACTTCGCAGCCGTACGCGCCGTCCCGGACGAGCACCGTCCCGACCGCCTGCGACTGGCGGCGGCGCTCACCGCACCGACCGTGTGA